One window of Falco peregrinus isolate bFalPer1 chromosome 17, bFalPer1.pri, whole genome shotgun sequence genomic DNA carries:
- the LOC101918962 gene encoding nodal homolog, protein MRDPLRSAPALALCALALLRLGCAPTRAPTRAPPRCPPVMLQLLRAPPAPLRAAAAAALSLSPHGSLQNGSRWALSFDMSSLSSSQEVSLAQLRIHLPSLFPAHNVSLDIYHSRRQRCWGGGTCAHQLFLGTVAGSPSSTQASWKVFEVTSLLRSWLHQAVAAGHHGPTGREQWEVRGSATPATTVMHLPTSSDTGHGEPALPQDMADRVLLLVFSKDKSPGDHSLIRTVETSKHVMRDSGTQDVGTRRHRRNRKEKQRIKVSDAAAAVPEEEGRSLCRRVDMMVDFEQTGWGSWIVYPKRYNAYRCEGQCPSPVDETFKPTNHAYIQSLLQLYKPNQVPCPACSPVRMSPLSMLYYEKGEIVIRHHEDMIIEECGCN, encoded by the exons ATGCGGGACCCGCTGCGCTCCGCGCCCGCGCTGGCGCTCTGCGCCCTCGCCCTGCTCCGCCTGGGCTGCGCACCGACCCGCGCACCGACCCGCGCAccgccgcgctgccccccggtgatgctgcagctgctccgcgcccctcccgccccgctccgcgccgccgccgccgctgccctcAGCCTCTCCCCGCACG GCTCCCTGCAGAACGGCTCCCGCTGGGCACTCTCCTTCGACATGTcctccctctccagcagccaggaggTGAGTCTGGCCCAGCTCCGCATCCACCTGCCCAGCCTCTTCCCAGCCCACAACGTCTCCCTGGACATCTATCACAGCCGGCGGCAGAGGTGCTGGGGCGGCGGGACCTGTGCCCACCAGCTCTTCCTGGGCACTGTGGCTGGCAGCCCCTCTTCCACCCAGGCCTCCTGGAAAGTCTTTGAGGTCACCAGCTTGCTCCGATCCTGGCTCCAccaagctgtggctgctggccaCCACGGTCCCACAGGAAGGGAGCAGTGGGAGGTGAGGGGGTCAGCCACCCCGGCCACTACTGTGATGCACTTGCCCACCTCCAGTGACACTGGCCACGgggagccagccctgccccaggacATGGCGGACAGAGTCCTGCTGCTCGTCTTCTCCAAGGACAAGTCTCCAGGAGACCACAGCCTCATCAGGACAGTGGAGACCTCCAAGCATGTCATGCGTGACAGCGGCACCCAGGATGTGGGGACCCGCCGGCACCGCAGGAAcaggaaggagaagcaaagGATCAAAGTGAGCGATGCTGCCGCTGCCGTcccagaggaggaagggaggtcCTTGTGCAGGAGGGTGGACATGATGGTGGATTTCGAGCAGactggctggggcagctggatTGTCTATCCCAAAAGGTACAACGCCTACCGGTGCGAAGGGCAGTGCCCATCGCCCGTGGACGAGACCTTCAAGCCCACCAACCATGCTTACATACAG AGTCTGCTGCAGCTCTACAAACCCAACCAggtgccctgccctgcctgctccccagtCAGGATGAGTCCCCTCTCCATGCTCTACTACGAGAAGGGTGAAATCGTCATCCGTCACCATGAGGACATGATCATCGAGGAGTGTGGATGCAACTGA